The following are encoded in a window of Fluviibacter phosphoraccumulans genomic DNA:
- a CDS encoding methyltransferase family protein has protein sequence MVYSDNRSHRYGYWLVVLQFSLLFGLILITSPLSAIVSGNPGTLITMAISVIVALAALQANQFGNFNIHPSPKQNGRLVEDGIYRHIRHPMYTAVMLFGLACMLAKPSLESALMLIALCLVLVRKARLEETWLKQKYPSYSDYLSKSRAFLPLLY, from the coding sequence ATGGTCTACTCAGATAACCGATCCCACCGCTACGGCTACTGGCTTGTCGTGCTGCAGTTTTCATTACTGTTCGGCCTAATCCTCATTACCTCGCCGCTCAGTGCAATCGTAAGTGGCAATCCGGGCACTTTGATCACCATGGCCATCTCTGTAATCGTGGCGCTGGCAGCATTACAGGCCAACCAGTTTGGCAACTTCAACATCCACCCCAGTCCTAAGCAAAATGGCCGACTTGTCGAAGACGGCATCTACCGGCATATTCGTCACCCTATGTACACCGCCGTCATGCTGTTTGGCTTAGCGTGCATGCTGGCTAAGCCATCGCTTGAGAGCGCTCTGATGTTAATTGCCCTGTGCCTGGTCCTCGTGCGCAAAGCCCGGCTAGAAGAAACCTGGCTGAAGCAAAAATACCCGTCCTACAGCGACTACCTCAGCAAAAGCCGAGCCTTCCTACCTTTGTTGTATTAA
- a CDS encoding cupin domain-containing protein codes for MRQPYASVTPYVTKDGSEIRELMHPTVQGNKNQSLAEATIPVGGKTLRHKHLITEELYHITQGHGLMHLGDQNFEVFVGDTICIKPGTEHCIENIGTEALVLLCSCSPAYAHGDTVLVA; via the coding sequence ATGCGCCAACCCTACGCCAGCGTTACGCCCTATGTCACAAAGGATGGTTCAGAAATACGCGAACTGATGCATCCCACCGTTCAAGGTAATAAAAACCAGAGCCTTGCCGAGGCGACCATCCCCGTTGGCGGTAAAACACTTCGTCACAAGCATCTGATTACGGAAGAGCTTTATCACATTACTCAAGGCCATGGCCTCATGCATCTGGGCGATCAGAACTTTGAAGTGTTTGTGGGGGATACCATCTGCATCAAGCCTGGAACCGAGCACTGTATTGAGAACATCGGCACAGAAGCGCTTGTGCTGTTGTGTTCTTGCAGTCCTGCCTACGCCCATGGCGATACGGTACTGGTGGCGTAA
- a CDS encoding lytic transglycosylase domain-containing protein, translating to MACTSQIVRLESQYAFVPQLARDADIDPSLILAVIAVESSYTQLKLTDRGGIGPMQITPIAAKELGIDDLTYLLSDTVNVQTGTRYLQKMMRRFGDWRLALAAYNAGPGAVTKYKGIPPYRETQAYVQQVMWWYLKLKSI from the coding sequence GTGGCTTGCACATCCCAGATTGTCAGGCTCGAATCCCAGTATGCCTTCGTCCCGCAATTGGCACGAGACGCGGATATTGATCCGTCGCTAATACTGGCCGTGATTGCTGTTGAATCAAGCTACACTCAATTGAAGCTAACAGACCGTGGCGGCATCGGCCCGATGCAGATCACACCTATCGCTGCCAAAGAGTTGGGAATCGACGACCTGACCTATCTATTGTCAGACACGGTCAATGTTCAGACGGGAACCCGTTACCTGCAGAAGATGATGAGGCGATTTGGTGACTGGCGTCTGGCGCTGGCGGCCTATAACGCGGGGCCAGGTGCTGTGACTAAGTACAAGGGGATCCCGCCCTACAGAGAAACCCAGGCGTATGTGCAACAGGTGATGTGGTGGTATCTAAAACTCAAATCTATATAG
- a CDS encoding cupin domain-containing protein yields MKSPTNLFADLPEKSSQELFSTLLDNPQCRIERIVSYGQSSPDRFWYDQNWDEWVLLLQGCAELDVEGQKVKLVPGDHVLIKAGQKHRITHTDQNQPTIWLAIHLNEPTKT; encoded by the coding sequence ATGAAAAGTCCAACCAATCTTTTTGCGGACCTGCCGGAAAAATCCAGCCAAGAACTGTTCTCTACCCTGCTGGACAACCCACAATGCAGGATTGAACGCATTGTGTCGTATGGCCAGAGCAGTCCTGATAGATTCTGGTACGACCAGAACTGGGATGAATGGGTGTTACTACTTCAAGGCTGTGCAGAACTGGATGTTGAAGGCCAAAAGGTTAAGCTGGTTCCCGGCGATCATGTGCTAATCAAGGCGGGTCAAAAGCATCGCATTACCCATACCGATCAGAATCAGCCCACCATCTGGCTAGCAATCCATTTGAATGAACCCACTAAGACCTAA
- a CDS encoding LexA family protein, with product MEPSTPNKAHGGKRPGSGRKAKFGEPTTLMRVPESAKPVVIDFLNELAQKRQVEPKWPSHLTPVKLCENPTSFKVPLFNHTIRAGFPSPADDYVAESLDLNEHLMPRKEASYLLTVSGESMIGVGIHDGDILVVDRSLTPVNGKVVIAILDGQFTVKTLEKKRGKIRLLPANPEFKPIELKDEQELQVWGVVTKVIHSL from the coding sequence ATGGAACCATCTACCCCCAACAAAGCACACGGCGGCAAACGCCCTGGATCCGGTCGTAAAGCCAAGTTTGGTGAACCGACTACCCTCATGCGGGTACCCGAGAGCGCCAAGCCTGTGGTCATCGACTTTCTGAACGAATTGGCCCAGAAGCGACAGGTGGAGCCAAAGTGGCCTAGTCATCTGACTCCGGTCAAACTGTGTGAGAACCCGACGTCGTTCAAGGTGCCCCTGTTCAATCACACCATTCGGGCAGGTTTCCCCAGCCCAGCTGATGACTATGTGGCCGAAAGCCTGGATCTGAATGAACACCTCATGCCCAGAAAAGAGGCATCCTACCTTCTGACCGTCAGCGGAGAAAGCATGATTGGTGTGGGTATCCATGATGGGGATATTCTGGTGGTGGATCGTTCGCTGACGCCAGTAAACGGCAAGGTCGTGATTGCTATCCTTGATGGTCAATTTACCGTCAAAACGCTCGAAAAGAAACGCGGCAAGATCCGCCTATTACCGGCTAATCCTGAGTTCAAGCCGATTGAACTGAAAGACGAACAGGAGCTCCAGGTCTGGGGTGTGGTTACCAAAGTCATACATAGCCTGTGA
- a CDS encoding ribonucleoside-diphosphate reductase subunit alpha, with product MPNTQYSIPASEESALVALQVIRRNGSVVNFEPEKIALALSKAFLAVEGSQSSVSARVRDLVNTLTDTVVRGLTRRMPDGGVVHIEDVQDQVELALMRAGEHDVARAYVLYRERRSAERAAQGEVSTPVTINVRVGEELRPLDIGLIRQICEEACSGLSTTNPLLILDSAMKNLYDGVPASDVKQALILSARTLIETEPDYDRVTARLLQAVLNEEVLGRSVTRKEIDQAYAEYFPLFIERGIKAELLDPRLKEFDLLRIAGALAPERDLQFGYLGMQTLYDRYFLHIDNQRIELPQTFFMRVAMGLAINEVDREERAIEFYNLISSFDFMCSTPTLFNSGTRHPQLSSCYLTTVGDDLDDIFQSVKENALLQKYAGGLGNDWTPVRALGSRIKGTNGESQGVIPFLKVVNDTAVAVNQGGKRKGAVCAYLETWHLDIEEFLDLRKNTGDERRRTHDMNTANWIPDLFMKRVHENADWTLFSPSDVPDLHEKFGREFETAYVGYEKAAEEGRIRLHKKLPAVQLWRKMLTMLFETGHPWITFKDVCNLRSPQQHVGVVHSSNLCTEITLNTSNSETAVCNLGSVNLPAHLKNGVIDHEKLRRTVRTAMRMLDNVVDINFYATVKARNANQRHRPVGMGIMGFVDALYAQGIPYASHEAVEFADVAMEAVCYQAYWASTELSRERGCYSTYKGSLWDQGILPHETVARVGVERAGYLEVDNTVRLDWDALKAQIARYGMRNSNCVAIAPTATISNIVGVSQSIEPTYQNLYVKSNLSGEFVEVNEALVRDLKALDLWDEVMVSDLKYFDGSLTRIERVPENIKARYATAFEIDPVWLVEAASRRQKWIDQAQSLNIYLAQPSGKKLDEIYKLAWVRGLKTTYYLRTLGASQVEKTTGRIEQASEEAPKFCSIDNPDCEACQ from the coding sequence GTGCCGAACACTCAATATTCCATTCCAGCAAGTGAAGAGTCTGCCCTGGTTGCACTTCAGGTCATTCGCCGCAACGGTTCTGTAGTTAATTTTGAGCCGGAAAAGATTGCGTTAGCCCTATCAAAAGCATTTCTTGCCGTTGAAGGAAGTCAAAGTAGCGTATCTGCTCGGGTTAGAGATCTGGTCAACACTTTGACCGATACGGTTGTCCGAGGACTCACTCGTCGTATGCCGGATGGTGGTGTCGTTCATATTGAAGATGTTCAGGACCAGGTTGAGCTGGCACTGATGCGAGCAGGTGAGCATGATGTTGCCCGTGCTTATGTTCTCTATCGCGAGCGTCGTTCTGCTGAGCGTGCGGCACAGGGTGAAGTAAGTACACCAGTCACTATTAATGTCCGTGTCGGTGAAGAGCTGCGTCCTTTAGACATTGGCTTAATTCGTCAGATCTGCGAAGAAGCTTGCTCAGGTCTATCAACAACGAACCCATTGCTCATTCTTGATAGCGCGATGAAGAACCTCTATGACGGAGTGCCGGCATCTGATGTAAAACAAGCGCTAATTCTATCTGCTCGGACGCTCATTGAGACCGAGCCTGACTATGACCGCGTCACTGCGCGTTTGCTACAGGCTGTATTGAATGAAGAAGTATTGGGCCGTAGCGTCACGCGTAAAGAAATTGATCAGGCGTATGCAGAATACTTCCCGCTCTTTATCGAACGCGGTATCAAGGCTGAATTGCTAGATCCGCGACTAAAAGAATTTGATTTGTTGCGAATTGCCGGCGCACTTGCTCCAGAGCGGGATTTGCAATTCGGGTATCTGGGTATGCAAACGCTCTATGACCGTTACTTCTTGCATATCGATAACCAGCGCATTGAATTGCCGCAGACCTTTTTTATGCGTGTTGCGATGGGTCTTGCAATAAATGAGGTTGACCGTGAAGAGCGAGCAATCGAGTTTTATAACTTGATCTCCAGCTTTGACTTCATGTGCTCGACACCAACGCTCTTTAACAGTGGCACACGCCATCCACAGTTATCGTCGTGCTATCTCACAACGGTTGGTGATGATCTGGATGACATCTTCCAATCGGTCAAAGAAAACGCGCTGCTGCAAAAGTATGCGGGAGGACTTGGCAACGACTGGACCCCAGTCCGTGCGCTAGGTAGCCGGATTAAAGGCACGAACGGCGAAAGCCAAGGTGTAATTCCGTTCCTCAAAGTGGTTAACGACACGGCAGTCGCTGTTAACCAGGGGGGGAAGCGCAAAGGCGCTGTCTGTGCCTATCTGGAAACCTGGCACCTAGACATTGAAGAGTTTCTCGATCTGCGCAAGAACACGGGTGATGAGCGTCGCCGGACACATGACATGAATACGGCAAACTGGATTCCGGATTTGTTCATGAAACGTGTTCATGAAAATGCTGATTGGACGTTGTTCTCACCTTCAGATGTGCCTGATCTTCACGAGAAGTTCGGTCGTGAATTTGAAACTGCTTACGTTGGATATGAAAAGGCTGCTGAAGAAGGCCGAATTCGCCTTCACAAAAAGCTGCCAGCGGTTCAACTCTGGCGCAAGATGCTGACCATGCTGTTTGAAACAGGCCACCCATGGATCACTTTTAAGGATGTTTGCAATCTGCGTTCGCCTCAACAGCACGTGGGTGTGGTGCATAGCTCAAATTTGTGCACGGAAATTACGCTCAATACATCAAACAGTGAAACAGCAGTTTGTAACCTCGGCTCAGTAAACCTTCCAGCACACCTGAAGAATGGTGTCATTGATCATGAAAAGCTGCGGCGCACCGTTAGAACTGCAATGCGTATGCTGGACAATGTTGTTGACATCAATTTTTACGCCACAGTTAAGGCGCGTAACGCAAATCAGCGTCATCGCCCTGTGGGAATGGGTATTATGGGTTTTGTTGATGCGCTATACGCTCAAGGTATTCCATATGCTTCCCATGAAGCGGTTGAGTTTGCTGATGTTGCTATGGAAGCCGTCTGCTATCAGGCGTACTGGGCGTCGACAGAACTTTCTCGAGAACGCGGATGTTATTCAACTTACAAGGGTAGCCTGTGGGATCAAGGCATTTTGCCGCACGAAACAGTGGCCCGAGTTGGTGTAGAGCGTGCCGGATATTTGGAAGTTGATAATACTGTTCGTTTAGATTGGGATGCATTGAAAGCCCAGATAGCGCGATATGGCATGCGAAATTCTAATTGCGTGGCAATTGCCCCTACTGCGACGATTTCAAACATTGTTGGTGTGTCACAAAGTATTGAGCCGACTTATCAGAACCTCTATGTCAAATCTAACCTTTCAGGTGAGTTTGTCGAGGTAAACGAGGCATTGGTTCGTGATCTAAAGGCGCTGGATCTGTGGGATGAAGTGATGGTTTCGGATCTCAAATATTTCGATGGTTCCCTCACGCGTATTGAGCGTGTTCCTGAAAATATTAAGGCGCGATACGCCACTGCCTTTGAAATTGATCCGGTATGGTTGGTTGAAGCTGCGTCACGTCGTCAGAAGTGGATTGACCAGGCCCAGTCCCTCAATATCTACTTAGCACAGCCGTCCGGTAAAAAGCTCGATGAAATCTATAAGCTGGCTTGGGTGCGCGGTCTTAAAACTACGTACTACCTCCGTACGCTGGGTGCCAGCCAGGTAGAAAAGACTACAGGTCGTATCGAACAAGCTTCGGAAGAAGCACCTAAGTTCTGCTCGATAGATAATCCTGATTGTGAGGCCTGCCAATGA
- the ccoG gene encoding cytochrome c oxidase accessory protein CcoG encodes MPKQSAKREVIKITPISDQDSKVYPRSIKGFYTRWRWVCVWLTQLVFYGLCWVTWNGRQAILFDLDKRKFYLFDLVLWPQDTIYLVFLMILGALALFLFTAVAGRLWCGYACPQTVYTEIFLWLEKVIEGDRSHRMKLDAAPWTARKLAIKTAKHASWITLSLWTGITFVGYFMPIRELINDLLTLSLGAWSGFWVVFYAFATYGNAGFLREQMCRQICPYARFQFVMLDPDTLIIAYDAVRGETRGARSKGSDPRTQGLGDCVDCSICVQVCPTGIDIRNGLQNECIGCAACIDACDQVMDKMNYPRGLIRYSTENAVNKRYTPMEILRRAARPRVIIYTAILVTLTAATAWSLATRVPLKVNILKDRNVLYREVDDGSIENIYRLQIMNTSDQTRTFRISVSGLDGIRLTGDDQITVIGGEIGTQTAAVRADPGTSGSGAKPISFDIIDVADPNVAVSEPSKLLMP; translated from the coding sequence ATGCCAAAGCAGTCTGCCAAAAGAGAAGTCATCAAGATCACCCCAATCTCCGATCAAGACTCCAAGGTCTATCCGCGCTCAATTAAAGGGTTCTATACACGCTGGCGATGGGTATGCGTTTGGTTAACTCAACTCGTCTTTTACGGTTTGTGCTGGGTAACCTGGAATGGCCGACAAGCCATATTGTTTGATCTCGACAAACGTAAGTTCTATCTATTCGATCTCGTGCTTTGGCCGCAAGACACGATCTACCTCGTGTTTTTAATGATTCTGGGGGCTCTAGCGCTATTTTTGTTTACTGCGGTTGCGGGGCGTCTTTGGTGTGGATATGCCTGCCCGCAAACCGTGTACACGGAAATATTTCTGTGGTTAGAGAAAGTCATAGAGGGCGATCGATCTCATCGCATGAAACTCGATGCAGCACCCTGGACAGCACGAAAACTGGCGATCAAAACTGCCAAGCATGCATCCTGGATAACTCTCTCACTGTGGACCGGAATCACATTCGTCGGCTACTTTATGCCGATACGTGAGCTGATTAACGATTTGCTCACCCTGTCGCTCGGAGCATGGTCTGGATTCTGGGTCGTGTTCTACGCCTTTGCCACCTATGGCAATGCTGGGTTCCTACGCGAACAGATGTGTCGGCAAATATGTCCATACGCGCGATTTCAGTTTGTAATGCTCGACCCGGATACGCTGATCATTGCCTACGATGCAGTGCGAGGAGAAACTCGTGGTGCACGTTCTAAGGGTAGTGACCCGCGAACTCAAGGCCTCGGCGATTGTGTTGACTGCAGCATCTGTGTGCAGGTCTGCCCCACCGGAATTGATATCCGTAATGGTCTGCAAAATGAATGCATCGGATGTGCCGCCTGTATCGATGCCTGTGACCAGGTTATGGACAAAATGAATTACCCGCGCGGACTGATTCGTTATTCGACAGAAAACGCCGTAAACAAGCGCTACACGCCAATGGAGATTTTGCGTCGAGCTGCTCGGCCACGAGTCATAATCTACACTGCAATCTTAGTTACTCTTACTGCCGCCACTGCTTGGTCTCTAGCTACACGAGTTCCATTGAAGGTCAATATCCTAAAAGATCGCAATGTGCTCTATCGTGAAGTAGACGACGGCTCAATCGAGAATATTTATCGCCTACAAATAATGAATACAAGCGACCAGACCCGAACCTTTCGTATTAGCGTTTCTGGCTTGGACGGCATCCGCCTGACCGGCGACGATCAAATTACAGTCATCGGTGGCGAAATCGGTACACAGACAGCAGCCGTCAGAGCCGACCCAGGCACTTCAGGCAGCGGCGCAAAACCAATCTCATTCGACATCATCGACGTGGCAGATCCGAACGTCGCTGTCTCCGAGCCCTCAAAGCTATTGATGCCCTAA
- a CDS encoding alpha/beta hydrolase, with amino-acid sequence MIQKLLQRWMLRKFRAPRLTHKRTPDSLNIKAEAVRIEAADGGYLFGWWIPAYQESQSSRVPTAIVLHGWGANAGLMLDIAPWIQALRFNGLFIDARCHGRSSDADFTSMPRFAEDLESARTWAMARDDVDPLKIIAIGHSVGAGAALLSASRTSWAAVISLSAFAHPKDMMLRFMNEHRIPKRLLQPWVMRQVQAIIGARFDEIAPENTIRKVRCPVMLIHGIDDQEVPVAEARRLMAKAPYGSLKHLIPNTAHDLRPAMPLIAPHVIHFMQKLFCDN; translated from the coding sequence TTGATCCAGAAGCTGCTCCAGCGTTGGATGCTTCGAAAGTTCCGGGCACCTCGTCTCACCCATAAGCGCACGCCGGACTCCCTGAATATCAAAGCCGAGGCAGTCCGTATTGAGGCTGCTGATGGTGGATACCTGTTTGGCTGGTGGATTCCGGCTTATCAAGAAAGCCAATCATCCAGAGTGCCTACGGCAATAGTGTTGCACGGTTGGGGGGCAAATGCGGGGCTGATGCTGGACATTGCGCCGTGGATTCAGGCTCTACGATTTAACGGACTCTTTATTGATGCAAGATGTCATGGGCGCAGTTCTGACGCAGACTTCACGTCCATGCCCCGCTTTGCGGAGGATCTTGAATCGGCCAGAACATGGGCTATGGCGCGAGACGATGTCGATCCATTGAAAATCATCGCGATTGGCCACTCGGTGGGTGCTGGTGCCGCCCTGCTGAGTGCCAGCCGTACATCGTGGGCAGCTGTAATCAGCCTGAGCGCCTTCGCTCACCCAAAAGACATGATGCTGCGGTTCATGAATGAGCACCGTATCCCGAAACGATTGTTACAGCCATGGGTAATGCGCCAGGTACAGGCCATCATTGGTGCAAGATTCGACGAGATCGCCCCTGAAAATACAATCCGGAAAGTTCGATGCCCGGTCATGCTGATTCACGGCATTGATGATCAGGAAGTACCAGTGGCTGAAGCCAGACGTCTTATGGCAAAAGCACCGTATGGCAGCCTTAAACACTTAATTCCCAATACCGCTCATGATCTTCGTCCGGCCATGCCGCTGATCGCTCCGCACGTAATTCATTTTATGCAGAAGCTCTTCTGCGATAATTAA
- a CDS encoding HNH endonuclease, whose amino-acid sequence MTKNWFAMCCHYTVLELSMQGRIRKRLLENHPLPTRQAEVLICPLCNRPIPDSEKDAHHLVPKSKGGRETQYLHRVCHRQIHALLTETELAKTYNHVAALLAHPGIARFVTWVKTKPDNFYERTRKSERIRD is encoded by the coding sequence TTGACCAAAAACTGGTTTGCAATGTGTTGTCATTACACAGTTCTGGAGCTTTCGATGCAGGGCCGAATCCGTAAAAGGCTTCTTGAGAATCATCCATTGCCAACACGCCAGGCAGAGGTGCTGATCTGTCCGCTATGCAACCGCCCGATCCCCGATTCAGAAAAGGATGCGCATCACCTGGTGCCTAAATCCAAAGGGGGGCGAGAAACCCAGTATCTGCACCGCGTCTGCCACCGGCAGATCCATGCCTTGCTAACAGAGACCGAACTCGCAAAGACCTATAATCATGTTGCGGCGCTTCTGGCCCACCCGGGCATTGCACGCTTTGTTACCTGGGTAAAAACTAAGCCTGATAACTTTTACGAGCGCACCCGTAAAAGCGAGCGGATCCGTGATTAA
- a CDS encoding GNAT family N-acetyltransferase, which translates to MEPTNSNIYVSDKLLRFEHVLRFCAHPVQIDERHRSAIVSHLQALNADDRYERFSIYMSDSALAEHVSKINFHRDICLGIFETDLRLVGIIHLCIHGKTAELGASVDRQYRYRGYALNLFKVAFVEAIKRGIQEIHLATGHPAACQIAQQLGFKIRKGGSYPKAIICLV; encoded by the coding sequence ATGGAACCAACAAATAGCAACATATATGTCTCGGATAAACTTTTGCGTTTTGAGCATGTATTACGCTTCTGTGCTCATCCTGTACAGATTGATGAAAGACACCGTAGCGCAATAGTTTCGCACCTCCAAGCATTGAACGCAGATGATCGATATGAACGATTTTCTATTTACATGAGTGACAGCGCTCTGGCAGAGCATGTCTCAAAGATAAATTTTCATCGAGATATTTGTCTTGGGATTTTTGAAACGGACTTAAGACTGGTTGGAATCATTCACTTGTGCATTCATGGTAAGACTGCTGAATTGGGCGCTAGTGTTGATAGGCAGTACCGTTATCGAGGTTATGCGCTCAATTTATTCAAGGTTGCATTCGTGGAAGCCATTAAGCGCGGTATACAAGAAATTCATTTGGCAACGGGGCATCCAGCAGCCTGCCAAATTGCCCAACAACTGGGTTTCAAAATTAGGAAAGGAGGAAGCTATCCAAAAGCGATCATTTGTTTGGTGTAG
- a CDS encoding 3'-5' exonuclease family protein codes for MHQLAFVDLETTGATATQDRITEIGIILVDDSGVQEWSSLVNPETRISGFIENLTGISNEMVAAAPRFCDLAGRVYKMLEGRIFVAHNARFDYAFLKQSFLREGIDFSAKTLCTVKLSRRLFPGHPKHNLDTLIERHGLKVSGRHRALADAQLIHQFWEKIQATIPQETIQSAVKALLSRPSTPTHIDLTMIDGLPESPGVYLFYGENDLPLYVGKSVNIRQRVMSHFTADVTSAKEMSLSQQVRRIEHIRTGGEIGALLKEAALVKKLQPTHNRQLRRNNELCSIQLNEVSEGLRVHVAYANELDFATTSNLYGLFKSKREALKALTEIAEELNLCKAIIGLEKVKSGSPCFGRQLKKCRGACIGDEARLAHDTRLLAGLGKLKIRTWPFDGPAYLKEGEEMLLIENWAYLGSARSEEDIWKLMDGRDACFDKDTYKILLATIGRLQPLRITGDS; via the coding sequence ATGCACCAACTCGCATTTGTCGACCTGGAGACCACTGGCGCTACGGCGACTCAAGACCGCATAACCGAAATCGGCATCATTCTGGTCGATGACTCGGGAGTACAGGAGTGGAGTTCTCTAGTGAACCCTGAAACACGTATTTCAGGGTTTATTGAGAATCTAACCGGTATCAGTAATGAGATGGTGGCAGCTGCCCCCCGCTTCTGTGATTTAGCCGGCCGCGTCTACAAGATGCTGGAAGGTCGTATCTTTGTGGCCCACAACGCCCGTTTCGACTATGCCTTCCTGAAACAGTCCTTCCTTCGAGAGGGCATCGATTTCAGCGCCAAGACGCTTTGCACCGTCAAACTCTCCCGCCGACTGTTCCCAGGCCACCCAAAACACAATCTGGATACGCTCATTGAGCGCCACGGGCTCAAGGTTTCAGGACGCCACCGCGCCTTGGCAGATGCCCAGCTGATTCATCAGTTCTGGGAGAAGATCCAGGCCACAATCCCACAGGAAACCATTCAGTCAGCCGTCAAAGCGTTACTTAGTCGACCAAGTACACCCACGCACATTGACCTGACGATGATTGATGGCCTACCGGAGTCGCCGGGTGTTTATCTCTTTTACGGGGAAAATGATCTGCCCTTGTACGTCGGGAAGTCGGTCAATATCCGCCAACGGGTGATGTCCCATTTCACGGCCGATGTAACTTCCGCAAAAGAAATGAGTCTGTCACAGCAGGTTCGCCGGATTGAGCACATCAGGACGGGTGGCGAGATTGGGGCATTACTCAAAGAGGCGGCACTGGTTAAGAAACTTCAGCCGACCCACAACCGCCAGTTACGTCGGAATAACGAGCTGTGCTCGATCCAGCTCAACGAGGTATCTGAGGGGTTGCGGGTTCATGTTGCCTACGCCAATGAACTGGATTTTGCGACAACATCCAATCTTTATGGTCTATTCAAGAGTAAACGCGAAGCCTTAAAGGCACTCACCGAGATCGCGGAAGAGCTCAACCTCTGCAAAGCCATCATCGGGCTGGAGAAGGTGAAATCGGGTTCACCTTGCTTTGGCCGTCAGTTAAAAAAGTGTCGCGGGGCGTGTATCGGTGATGAAGCTCGCCTTGCTCATGACACTAGGCTGCTTGCCGGTTTGGGCAAACTCAAAATCAGAACATGGCCCTTCGATGGCCCCGCCTATCTCAAAGAAGGCGAAGAAATGCTGTTGATCGAGAACTGGGCTTATCTTGGTAGCGCCAGATCAGAAGAAGACATCTGGAAGCTTATGGACGGGCGTGATGCCTGTTTCGACAAGGACACCTACAAGATTCTTCTGGCGACCATAGGGCGACTTCAACCATTGCGTATAACGGGTGACTCTTGA
- a CDS encoding ribonucleotide-diphosphate reductase subunit beta has protein sequence MTTHFDDWDLSSSVATEPRKPASSSPSGASASGGVAAINVSDKRIVNGKGDINQLAPFKYPWAWEFFLKGNRNHWTPLEINMAQDVHDYHHKLTAAERHIFENVLAYLTTSDILAMRNIGLAVMEKMSAPELQIYQARQVYEEALHTWTYQHCIESIGLDQTEVYNRYRVVPEIHGKIALANRRLDKVLRSDFDLTDRANLHEFALSYFFFAVIFEGCWFYNGFTPIFALQRRGLMKGTAEQLQYIMRDEVLHCAFGIRVVRELLKEENLTLEPQALRTLWDEAEAAERAYARYILRDSVLGYNADLHMQQFRFIANRRARQVGVDEPFPGAENALPWLDEQANLRKEKNFFETRVTEYQTGGALQWD, from the coding sequence ATGACCACACATTTCGATGATTGGGATCTATCGTCCTCAGTGGCGACCGAGCCTAGGAAACCTGCATCAAGCTCACCGTCAGGAGCATCTGCGAGCGGTGGTGTTGCCGCAATTAATGTTAGCGATAAACGTATCGTTAATGGCAAGGGTGATATCAACCAGTTGGCTCCTTTCAAATACCCGTGGGCGTGGGAATTTTTCCTCAAAGGAAATCGTAACCACTGGACGCCGCTTGAAATTAATATGGCGCAGGACGTTCATGACTATCACCACAAACTAACCGCTGCTGAACGGCACATTTTTGAGAATGTTCTGGCGTATTTAACAACGTCAGACATCTTGGCTATGCGAAATATCGGTTTGGCTGTAATGGAAAAAATGAGTGCCCCTGAACTTCAGATTTATCAGGCGCGCCAAGTTTATGAAGAAGCACTCCACACTTGGACATATCAACATTGCATCGAAAGCATTGGTCTTGATCAAACTGAAGTCTACAACCGCTATCGTGTCGTTCCTGAAATCCACGGCAAGATTGCATTGGCTAACCGACGACTAGACAAAGTGCTGCGTTCAGATTTTGATCTGACTGATCGTGCGAATCTGCATGAGTTCGCCCTGTCGTATTTCTTCTTCGCCGTTATCTTTGAAGGTTGCTGGTTCTATAACGGATTCACGCCCATCTTTGCATTGCAGCGTCGTGGTCTCATGAAGGGTACGGCAGAACAGCTTCAGTACATCATGCGTGATGAAGTTTTGCACTGCGCGTTTGGTATTCGTGTCGTCCGAGAATTGCTAAAGGAAGAAAACCTGACGCTTGAACCACAGGCGCTACGCACCTTGTGGGATGAGGCAGAAGCAGCTGAGCGAGCATACGCCAGATATATCCTGCGTGACTCTGTCCTTGGATATAACGCCGACTTGCACATGCAACAATTCAGATTCATTGCCAACAGAAGGGCCCGACAGGTAGGTGTGGATGAACCTTTCCCAGGCGCTGAAAATGCGTTGCCTTGGTTAGATGAGCAAGCGAACCTACGTAAGGAGAAGAATTTCTTCGAAACCCGCGTCACTGAGTATCAGACTGGTGGTGCGTTGCAGTGGGATTAG